In Cicer arietinum cultivar CDC Frontier isolate Library 1 chromosome 7, Cicar.CDCFrontier_v2.0, whole genome shotgun sequence, a single window of DNA contains:
- the LOC101512191 gene encoding protein XRI1-like isoform X2 — protein MGRVIVSRRLPTSKFPRSCGMTCLKMKKIFPTCLMMKEPRSRLVVIWHIMSIMGELEECRENSQVKRRRMLHFNNQDRDHSLSNMETSSLCFKNGKDDSIKDIFPEVSQWMSGASDYAVENVPDLESTEGWLTDYLNDAEMHFSPDDLNFSGADDVHIDVAELCNITPSHEQNVVTQHVTRTPKNIVFKGKKSFIRTPTKLASTVAYPFAFIKPSGAHGDVTLKEINQRIRTPPPSKSKQISDDPSAYPKSAFSGKPVVGKTKIRTEGGKGSITIMRTKG, from the exons ATGGGGAGGGTTATTGTCTCCAGAAGACTTCCAACTTCG AAATTTCCGAGGAGCTGTGGAATGACGTGCCTCAAAATGAAGAAGATCTTTCCTACATGTTTGATGATGAAAGAACCCCGGTCAAGGCTTGTGGTGATTTGGCATATAATGTCAATAATGGGG GAACTAGAAGAATGTAGGGAGAATTCTCAAGTCAAGAGGCGGCGTATGCTACACTTCAACAACCAAGATAGGGATCATTCTCTCTCCAACATGGAGACATCTTCACtgtgttttaaaaat GGGAAGGATGATTCAATTAAGGATATTTTTCCAGAAGTTTCACAATGGATGTCTGGAGCATCAG ATTATGCAGTGGAAAATGTACCTGACCTTGAATCTACTGAAGGGTGGCTTACTGACTACTTAAATGATGCTGAGATGCATTTCAGTCCTGATGATTT GAATTTTTCAGGAGCAGATGATGTGCATATTGATGTTGCAG AGTTGTGTAACATCACACCATCACATGAACAAAATGTGGTTACGCAGCATGTCACTCGAACCCCTAAAAATATTGTCTTCAAAG GTAAGAAATCTTTTATAAGGACACCCACAAAGTTGGCTTCTACTGTGGCCTATCCATTTGCCTTCATTAAACCAAGTGGTGCCCATGGAGATGTAACTCTGAAGGAAATCAATCAGCGCATTCGAACTCCTCCTCCTTCAAAATCAAAGCAAATCAGCGATGATCCGTCTGCTTACCCCAAATCAGCCTTCTCAGGGAAGCCTGTGGTCGGTAAAACAAAAATCCGCACAGAAGGGGGAAAAGGTAGCATCACAATTATGAGAACTAAAGGCTAA
- the LOC101512191 gene encoding protein XRI1-like isoform X1, producing MDSNNNHKEPWNWHGEGYCLQKTSNFEISEELWNDVPQNEEDLSYMFDDERTPVKACGDLAYNVNNGEKELEECRENSQVKRRRMLHFNNQDRDHSLSNMETSSLCFKNGKDDSIKDIFPEVSQWMSGASDYAVENVPDLESTEGWLTDYLNDAEMHFSPDDLNFSGADDVHIDVAELCNITPSHEQNVVTQHVTRTPKNIVFKGKKSFIRTPTKLASTVAYPFAFIKPSGAHGDVTLKEINQRIRTPPPSKSKQISDDPSAYPKSAFSGKPVVGKTKIRTEGGKGSITIMRTKG from the exons ATGGATTCTAacaacaatcacaa GGAGCCATGGAATTGGCATGGGGAGGGTTATTGTCTCCAGAAGACTTCCAACTTCG AAATTTCCGAGGAGCTGTGGAATGACGTGCCTCAAAATGAAGAAGATCTTTCCTACATGTTTGATGATGAAAGAACCCCGGTCAAGGCTTGTGGTGATTTGGCATATAATGTCAATAATGGGG AAAAGGAACTAGAAGAATGTAGGGAGAATTCTCAAGTCAAGAGGCGGCGTATGCTACACTTCAACAACCAAGATAGGGATCATTCTCTCTCCAACATGGAGACATCTTCACtgtgttttaaaaat GGGAAGGATGATTCAATTAAGGATATTTTTCCAGAAGTTTCACAATGGATGTCTGGAGCATCAG ATTATGCAGTGGAAAATGTACCTGACCTTGAATCTACTGAAGGGTGGCTTACTGACTACTTAAATGATGCTGAGATGCATTTCAGTCCTGATGATTT GAATTTTTCAGGAGCAGATGATGTGCATATTGATGTTGCAG AGTTGTGTAACATCACACCATCACATGAACAAAATGTGGTTACGCAGCATGTCACTCGAACCCCTAAAAATATTGTCTTCAAAG GTAAGAAATCTTTTATAAGGACACCCACAAAGTTGGCTTCTACTGTGGCCTATCCATTTGCCTTCATTAAACCAAGTGGTGCCCATGGAGATGTAACTCTGAAGGAAATCAATCAGCGCATTCGAACTCCTCCTCCTTCAAAATCAAAGCAAATCAGCGATGATCCGTCTGCTTACCCCAAATCAGCCTTCTCAGGGAAGCCTGTGGTCGGTAAAACAAAAATCCGCACAGAAGGGGGAAAAGGTAGCATCACAATTATGAGAACTAAAGGCTAA